CCTATGTACTTTTTCCTCTGCAACCTGGCCACCATGGACATTATTTGCATCTCCTCAGTGCTGCCCAAGGTACTTCTAGGCCTAGCAACTGATGAAAACACCATCTCCTTCCAGGGGTGCATGGTCCAGCTCTTCTTCCTTGTCTGGTCTGCTTCCTCTGAGCTGCTGCTTCTCACAgtcatggcctatgaccgctatgtggccatctgcttTCCCCTGCACTACAGCTCCAGGATGAGCCCACAAATGTGTGGAGCCATGGCCATCGGTGTATGGGGTATCTGTGCTCTGAATTCCTCCATCAACACTGGTCTGATGGCACACCTGTCGTTCTGTGGCCCTAAGGTCATCAATCACTTCTTCTGTGAGATCCCCCCACTCCTGCTGCTCTCCTGCAGCCCCACGCGTGTGAACAGCATCATGACTCTCTTGGCTGATGCCTTCTACGGAGGCATAAACTTCCTGCTCACCCTGCTGTCCTATGgctgcatcctcgccagcatccTGCGC
The sequence above is a segment of the Castor canadensis chromosome 7, mCasCan1.hap1v2, whole genome shotgun sequence genome. Coding sequences within it:
- the LOC109701188 gene encoding olfactory receptor 13A1-like — encoded protein: MASPNQTMVTEFILQGFSEHARLQLFLLGCFLALYTVAITGNTLIIVLVSSSTGLHSPMYFFLCNLATMDIICISSVLPKVLLGLATDENTISFQGCMVQLFFLVWSASSELLLLTVMAYDRYVAICFPLHYSSRMSPQMCGAMAIGVWGICALNSSINTGLMAHLSFCGPKVINHFFCEIPPLLLLSCSPTRVNSIMTLLADAFYGGINFLLTLLSYGCILASILRMRSAEGKRKAFSTCSSHLIVVSVYYSSVFCAYISPASSYSPDRSKVAGVLYSALSPTLNPLIYTLRNKEVKHALGRLLPSLQIR